One window of Corynebacterium accolens genomic DNA carries:
- the dprA gene encoding DNA-processing protein DprA translates to MSDLDLSTPLATWVYLNRVVEGPSASLQALLEHHSAEEIAHGIYHRADWIGPLLARTASRFDWVRQKEDLAAAERVGARLITADSPEWPAEAFSSAFGFYQNGADAPATFDEQAVPPHSLWVRGSALKPEVGQAVGIVGTRAISRYGWQATQSVVSGLVNHQWTIVSGGALGVDTVAHETALHNAGRTIAVAACGIDKNYPARNGGLFDQIADNGCIVSEFAPETAPKRHRFLIRNRLVAALSQGIVVMEAAYRSGALNTLNWAEALGRVAMAVPGPITTSGSLGCHQRIQDGRAQLVASANEVRALVGRAGTVDPEAQYEMNFAASLTQRLSRNELRVFDATPPPGSPPATAEDIARDAGFRLPLTIHLLLALEKMCVIVREGNNWVRLEMG, encoded by the coding sequence ATGAGCGATCTTGATTTATCGACTCCACTTGCCACATGGGTATATCTCAATCGCGTGGTGGAAGGCCCGTCCGCCTCCTTGCAGGCCTTGCTGGAACATCATTCGGCCGAAGAGATTGCCCACGGGATTTATCACCGAGCCGATTGGATCGGGCCTCTCTTAGCGCGCACCGCCTCACGGTTTGATTGGGTGCGGCAAAAAGAAGACCTCGCCGCCGCAGAGCGCGTGGGGGCGCGATTGATCACTGCCGATAGCCCCGAGTGGCCAGCCGAGGCATTTTCTTCTGCCTTCGGTTTCTACCAGAATGGCGCGGACGCGCCGGCCACATTCGATGAGCAAGCAGTACCGCCGCATAGCTTGTGGGTACGCGGCTCAGCGCTTAAACCCGAGGTAGGGCAGGCCGTGGGAATCGTGGGCACGCGCGCCATTTCGCGCTACGGGTGGCAGGCAACCCAAAGTGTGGTCTCAGGCCTAGTGAACCATCAGTGGACTATCGTCTCCGGCGGGGCTTTGGGAGTAGATACCGTGGCGCATGAGACCGCCTTGCACAATGCGGGGCGCACCATTGCTGTCGCCGCGTGCGGAATCGACAAGAATTACCCGGCCCGCAATGGTGGACTCTTCGATCAGATTGCCGATAATGGCTGCATCGTCTCCGAATTCGCTCCCGAGACAGCACCCAAGCGGCATCGCTTTCTCATTCGCAACCGCCTTGTTGCTGCGCTAAGCCAAGGAATCGTGGTCATGGAAGCGGCATATCGCTCGGGTGCTCTTAATACCCTCAACTGGGCAGAAGCCTTGGGGCGCGTTGCCATGGCGGTGCCGGGGCCAATTACGACGAGTGGCTCGCTCGGGTGCCACCAGCGCATCCAAGACGGGCGGGCCCAGTTGGTCGCCAGCGCCAACGAAGTCCGCGCCCTGGTGGGCCGCGCCGGGACGGTTGATCCGGAGGCGCAATATGAAATGAATTTTGCGGCGTCTTTAACGCAGCGACTATCGCGGAATGAGCTGCGGGTCTTTGACGCGACCCCTCCGCCAGGAAGCCCTCCGGCTACTGCAGAAGATATTGCGCGGGACGCGGGATTCCGCCTGCCCCTTACTATCCACTTATTGCTTGCCCTAGAGAAAATGTGTGTGATCGTGCGGGAGGGAAATAATTGGGTTCGCTTAGAGATGGGCTGA
- a CDS encoding YifB family Mg chelatase-like AAA ATPase, whose translation MALGKCLAVSLHGVLARVINVEANVGHGLPGIHVVGHADTAISESRDRIKTAAANSRLPWPKTKVIVSMSPASLPKSGSHFDLPMALAILAAHVEQHGADYARSVQSPNRVLEETLVLGELGLDGTVRAVPGIIPALLAAREEGISTLVIPPGNAAEATLVPDLNVLVAATLFDAFAWALGERDLPRAAECCSDQPAAAPAQERLDFCDIAGQHHAKWAAEVAAAGGHHLLMIGPPGSGKSMIASRLPSILPALSPDQMVETTAVHSLTGTPGEVVSHAPFIAPHSSVTRAALLGGGSGHPRPGAVSLAHNGVLFLDEVSEVSAPVLDGMRAPLEEGHVRLARAQQEIDYPARFQLIMAANPCRCAAEDPSQCTCNPHDRLHYLSNLSGPLRDRLDMVVTLSGQSATINAEGEESSAAIAERVAAARDRARARWAADGIPARVNGAVPSSYLRRHRPASESAMIMLSAYLAEGEISQRGIDRVLRVSWTLADLHGSSTPDLAEVGQALDLRSSQTVGRISA comes from the coding sequence ATGGCCCTCGGTAAATGCCTAGCAGTCTCCCTGCACGGCGTGCTCGCCCGCGTCATCAACGTCGAAGCCAACGTAGGGCATGGCCTGCCCGGAATCCATGTGGTGGGGCATGCGGATACCGCGATATCTGAATCCCGCGACCGCATCAAGACCGCCGCCGCGAATTCCCGCCTGCCATGGCCGAAAACCAAGGTCATCGTCTCCATGTCGCCGGCCTCTCTACCAAAATCAGGCTCCCACTTTGACCTGCCCATGGCCCTTGCGATTCTCGCCGCCCACGTAGAACAGCACGGCGCTGACTACGCGCGCTCCGTGCAGTCACCCAACCGGGTCCTTGAAGAAACTCTGGTGCTCGGGGAACTGGGCCTGGACGGCACGGTTAGAGCAGTCCCTGGCATCATCCCAGCGCTTCTCGCCGCCCGCGAGGAGGGCATTTCTACGCTGGTTATTCCGCCAGGAAATGCGGCCGAGGCCACCCTCGTTCCCGATTTGAATGTGCTGGTTGCAGCCACGCTCTTTGATGCCTTTGCGTGGGCGCTTGGAGAGCGCGACCTGCCCCGCGCGGCCGAGTGCTGCTCTGACCAGCCTGCAGCGGCGCCCGCACAGGAGCGGCTAGATTTTTGCGATATAGCCGGGCAACACCATGCCAAGTGGGCGGCGGAAGTCGCTGCCGCCGGTGGGCACCATCTGTTGATGATCGGCCCACCGGGCTCAGGAAAATCCATGATCGCCTCGCGCCTGCCCAGCATTCTTCCGGCGCTAAGCCCGGACCAGATGGTAGAAACCACCGCGGTCCACTCGCTCACGGGGACCCCCGGTGAAGTGGTCTCCCACGCGCCCTTCATCGCCCCGCACTCTTCGGTTACCCGTGCGGCGCTCCTTGGTGGTGGAAGCGGTCATCCTCGCCCAGGGGCGGTGAGCCTGGCCCATAATGGGGTGCTCTTCCTCGATGAGGTCAGCGAGGTAAGCGCCCCAGTCCTCGACGGCATGCGCGCGCCTTTAGAAGAAGGTCATGTACGCCTGGCACGCGCGCAGCAGGAGATTGACTACCCGGCGCGATTCCAACTGATTATGGCCGCTAACCCCTGTCGGTGCGCCGCCGAGGATCCCTCTCAATGCACGTGCAATCCGCATGACCGGCTTCATTATCTATCGAATCTCTCCGGGCCGTTGCGCGACCGCTTGGACATGGTGGTCACCCTCTCCGGACAGTCAGCCACCATCAATGCTGAGGGCGAAGAATCCTCTGCCGCCATTGCCGAGCGGGTCGCCGCAGCCCGCGACCGTGCCCGGGCGCGCTGGGCGGCCGACGGCATTCCCGCCCGCGTCAACGGCGCCGTGCCCTCGTCCTATTTGCGCCGGCACCGCCCCGCATCTGAGTCCGCGATGATCATGTTGTCTGCCTACCTTGCCGAGGGCGAGATTTCGCAGCGCGGCATCGACCGCGTCCTGCGCGTGTCGTGGACCTTGGCCGACTTGCATGGCAGTTCCACACCCGATCTTGCGGAAGTGGGTCAAGCCCTCGACCTTCGTTCGAGCCAAACGGTAGGGAGGATTTCGGCATGA
- the lepB gene encoding signal peptidase I: MPWWLETLVVVVSVLVVVGLFQNFIGRQYVIPSGSMEPTLHGCEGCTNDRIFTEKVSYYGDKSPEPGDVVVFKGTDDWNGSYVSPRSSNAVIHGIQDALSFISLAPPDENTLVKRVIATGGQTVSCQEGDPAVMVDGKPIKQDYVQDPPTYPVDESTGSEACGGPYFGPVKVPEDNIWVMGDNRTASADSRYHMGDNFHGTIPVDNVRGKVQFVFWPFNRIGGVDDPDIQS, translated from the coding sequence ATGCCGTGGTGGCTGGAGACTCTCGTAGTCGTCGTCTCCGTGCTGGTGGTCGTGGGGCTATTCCAAAACTTCATCGGCCGCCAATACGTGATTCCCTCAGGATCCATGGAGCCGACGCTGCATGGCTGTGAGGGATGCACGAATGACCGCATCTTTACAGAAAAGGTCTCTTACTACGGCGATAAGAGCCCAGAGCCAGGCGATGTCGTGGTCTTTAAGGGCACCGACGATTGGAACGGGAGTTACGTCTCCCCGCGCTCATCCAATGCCGTCATTCACGGCATTCAGGATGCGCTGAGCTTTATCTCCTTGGCGCCACCAGATGAAAATACCCTGGTCAAGCGCGTTATCGCCACCGGCGGGCAGACGGTGTCTTGCCAGGAAGGCGATCCCGCCGTCATGGTGGATGGCAAGCCCATCAAGCAGGATTACGTGCAGGATCCGCCGACCTATCCGGTGGATGAATCGACTGGATCGGAAGCCTGCGGTGGCCCGTATTTCGGCCCAGTGAAGGTGCCTGAGGATAATATCTGGGTCATGGGGGATAACCGCACCGCGTCTGCCGATTCGCGCTACCACATGGGCGATAACTTCCACGGCACGATCCCCGTAGATAACGTGCGCGGAAAGGTGCAGTTCGTATTCTGGCCGTTCAACCGCATTGGTGGGGTCGATGACCCAGACATCCAAAGCTAA
- the rplS gene encoding 50S ribosomal protein L19, which produces MTNIIDKVDAAQLRDDIPSFRPGDTLDVNVKVIEGNNERAQLFKGICIRRQGSGIRETFTVRKVSFGIGVERTFPVHSPNLESIKVSRRGRVRRAKLYYLRDLRGKKARIKERR; this is translated from the coding sequence ATGACCAACATTATCGACAAGGTCGATGCAGCACAGCTGCGCGACGACATCCCGTCCTTCCGTCCCGGCGATACCCTCGACGTCAACGTCAAGGTTATTGAGGGTAACAACGAGCGTGCACAGCTCTTCAAGGGCATCTGCATCCGCCGCCAGGGCTCCGGTATCCGCGAGACCTTCACCGTGCGTAAGGTTTCCTTCGGTATCGGCGTAGAGCGTACCTTCCCGGTTCACTCCCCGAACCTCGAGTCCATCAAGGTCTCCCGCCGCGGCCGCGTTCGCCGTGCGAAGCTGTACTACCTGCGCGATCTGCGCGGCAAGAAGGCTCGCATCAAGGAGCGTCGCTAG
- a CDS encoding DUF2469 domain-containing protein translates to MSAEELENYEAEVELSLYREYRDVVSQFSYVVETERRFYLANAVELIPHTAGPDVYYEVRMSDAWVWDMYRSARFVRYVRVITYKDVNIEELDKPDFIMPD, encoded by the coding sequence GTGAGTGCAGAGGAACTCGAAAACTACGAGGCAGAGGTAGAGCTGTCCCTTTACCGCGAATATCGCGATGTCGTCAGCCAGTTTTCTTATGTCGTAGAAACCGAACGACGTTTCTACCTGGCCAATGCCGTAGAACTGATTCCCCATACCGCCGGGCCCGATGTGTACTACGAGGTGCGCATGTCCGATGCCTGGGTGTGGGATATGTACCGTTCCGCCCGATTCGTGCGCTACGTCCGCGTCATTACCTACAAGGACGTCAATATCGAGGAACTGGACAAGCCGGATTTCATCATGCCGGACTAG
- a CDS encoding Tex family protein, translated as MNIAATIAAEIGAQETQVSTALKLLAEGNTVPFIARYRKEVTGGLDDAQLRTIEERATYLRELEERKETVLAAIDEQGKLSDDLRGQILACDTKARLEDLYLPYKKRRKTKADIAREAGLEELTDTLIAQPQAQPEELAQDYLTEGFPDTKKALEGARSILIDRFALDADLVGGVRERMFNQGAMQAQVVEGKEAEGAKFKDYFDFNEPFSSLPSHRILALLRGENEGVLQLHLDAGDDADYEDLIADRFGLDRSSAWLGNAVHWGWRTKLYVSSSLDVRMRLKEVAEEGALKVFATNLRDVLLAAPAGQRATIGLDPGYRNGTKCAVVDKTGKVLDTTIVYPHQPQNQWSQAVQTLSTLCARHSVDLMAIGNGTASRETEKLAHEIADLLKQAGGQRPTPVVVSESGASVYSASQLAAEEFPDMDVSLRGAVSIARRLQDPLAELVKIDPKAIGVGQYQHDVNQTSLARTLDGVVESAVNGVGVDLNTASAPLLERVAGINPTIAANIVAYRNDNGSFATRKELKKVPRLGPKAFEQSAGFLRINGGADPLDASAVHPEAYPIVTRIAEQTGLGIGELIGNTRVLDKLDPANFADETFGIPTVNDIIAELDKPGRDPRPEFKTATFKEGVHKVSDLTPGMVLEGTVTNVAAFGAFVDVGVHQDGLVHVSAMSHQFVSDPHEVVRSGQVVKVKVMEVDVDRQRIGLSLRLDDEPGQPAPKRRGGDSQRGSGKRGGQKPSRAAGKKGGRNSDRGGSRGRPAAKGTMADALKKAGF; from the coding sequence GTGAATATTGCGGCCACCATCGCGGCGGAGATCGGCGCTCAAGAAACCCAGGTTTCGACGGCGCTGAAACTCCTTGCGGAGGGAAATACCGTGCCTTTCATTGCGCGCTATCGCAAGGAGGTCACGGGTGGTTTGGATGACGCGCAACTGCGCACCATCGAAGAGCGGGCCACCTACCTGCGCGAGCTAGAAGAGCGCAAAGAGACGGTCCTTGCCGCCATTGATGAGCAGGGCAAGCTTAGCGATGACCTGCGCGGCCAGATCCTTGCCTGCGATACTAAGGCGCGGCTTGAGGATTTGTACCTGCCGTATAAAAAGCGGCGCAAGACAAAGGCGGATATCGCGCGCGAAGCCGGCTTGGAAGAGCTGACCGATACATTGATCGCGCAGCCGCAGGCCCAGCCGGAGGAACTGGCGCAGGACTATCTCACGGAAGGTTTTCCCGATACCAAGAAGGCGCTCGAGGGTGCGCGCTCCATCCTCATTGATCGCTTCGCACTCGATGCAGACTTGGTCGGTGGCGTGCGCGAGCGCATGTTTAACCAGGGTGCCATGCAGGCGCAGGTGGTAGAGGGGAAGGAAGCCGAGGGCGCGAAGTTCAAGGATTACTTCGACTTCAACGAGCCTTTTTCTTCGCTTCCTTCCCACCGCATTCTGGCGCTCCTGCGCGGGGAGAACGAGGGAGTGCTGCAGCTGCACCTGGATGCCGGTGACGATGCCGACTACGAGGACCTCATTGCGGATCGCTTCGGTCTGGATCGCAGCTCCGCGTGGCTGGGTAATGCCGTGCACTGGGGATGGCGCACCAAATTGTATGTTTCCTCCAGCCTGGATGTGCGCATGCGCTTGAAAGAAGTAGCAGAAGAAGGCGCCCTCAAGGTCTTTGCCACGAACCTGCGCGACGTGCTGCTTGCTGCCCCTGCGGGCCAGCGCGCGACGATCGGCCTCGATCCGGGCTACCGCAACGGCACCAAGTGTGCCGTGGTGGATAAAACGGGCAAGGTGCTCGATACCACCATTGTCTATCCTCACCAGCCGCAAAACCAGTGGTCGCAGGCGGTGCAGACCCTGTCCACGCTGTGCGCGCGGCACTCGGTTGACCTTATGGCCATCGGCAATGGCACTGCGTCTAGGGAAACGGAAAAACTTGCACACGAGATTGCTGACCTGCTCAAGCAGGCTGGCGGCCAGCGTCCGACGCCCGTCGTGGTCTCCGAATCCGGGGCATCGGTCTACTCCGCATCGCAGTTGGCGGCGGAGGAATTTCCCGATATGGACGTCTCGCTGCGGGGGGCGGTCTCCATCGCCCGGCGCCTGCAGGATCCGCTGGCAGAGCTGGTGAAGATCGATCCTAAGGCCATCGGCGTGGGCCAGTACCAGCACGATGTGAACCAAACGTCGCTGGCACGGACGCTGGACGGCGTGGTGGAAAGCGCCGTCAACGGCGTTGGCGTTGACCTCAATACGGCATCGGCGCCGCTCTTGGAGCGCGTGGCGGGTATTAACCCCACCATTGCCGCCAATATCGTGGCCTACCGCAATGACAACGGTTCTTTTGCTACCCGCAAGGAACTGAAGAAGGTGCCGCGCCTGGGGCCGAAGGCCTTTGAACAGTCCGCCGGCTTCCTGCGCATTAATGGGGGAGCGGACCCGCTCGATGCGTCCGCGGTTCACCCGGAGGCCTATCCCATCGTGACGCGGATAGCGGAGCAGACGGGGCTGGGCATCGGCGAGCTCATTGGCAATACCCGCGTGCTAGACAAGCTGGATCCCGCCAATTTCGCCGATGAAACCTTCGGTATCCCAACTGTGAACGATATCATCGCCGAGCTGGATAAACCCGGCCGCGATCCGCGCCCTGAGTTTAAGACCGCCACCTTTAAAGAAGGCGTGCATAAGGTCTCTGACCTCACCCCCGGCATGGTGCTGGAGGGCACGGTCACCAACGTCGCGGCCTTCGGCGCGTTTGTGGATGTCGGCGTGCACCAAGACGGCCTCGTCCATGTCTCTGCCATGAGCCACCAGTTTGTTTCTGATCCCCATGAGGTCGTGCGCTCTGGCCAGGTGGTCAAGGTCAAGGTGATGGAGGTTGACGTCGATCGCCAGCGCATCGGCCTATCGCTGCGGCTGGATGATGAGCCGGGACAGCCCGCGCCGAAGCGCCGCGGCGGCGACTCGCAGCGCGGATCCGGCAAGCGCGGCGGTCAAAAGCCTTCGCGCGCAGCGGGGAAGAAGGGCGGACGCAACTCCGATCGTGGAGGCTCCCGCGGGCGCCCGGCAGCCAAGGGGACCATGGCCGATGCCCTGAAGAAGGCCGGCTTCTAG
- a CDS encoding YraN family protein codes for MQFASDKHLATKHPRHRQELGKRGESFAAGYLRERGSDIIAANVSYRVGEIDLIAREPDGTIVFVEVKTRSTASFGTAEAVTPHKLARMRRAAVQWLDGKPLATVRFDVIALVVNGEGFELEHFTGVDDGPR; via the coding sequence ATGCAATTTGCATCCGATAAACACCTCGCTACGAAGCACCCCCGGCACAGGCAAGAACTAGGCAAGCGGGGAGAATCATTCGCCGCGGGCTACCTCCGCGAGCGCGGATCCGATATCATCGCCGCCAACGTCTCCTACCGAGTGGGAGAAATCGACCTTATTGCCCGCGAGCCCGATGGCACGATCGTCTTCGTAGAGGTAAAAACCCGCTCTACCGCGAGCTTTGGCACAGCCGAGGCGGTGACCCCACACAAGCTTGCCCGTATGCGCAGGGCCGCCGTCCAGTGGCTAGACGGCAAGCCGCTGGCTACCGTACGCTTCGATGTCATTGCTCTCGTGGTCAATGGCGAGGGTTTTGAATTAGAGCACTTTACGGGGGTCGACGATGGCCCTCGGTAA
- the lepB gene encoding signal peptidase I: protein MTQTSKAKPQQQRLRTRDFLAPVIGGFVLLVLLQAFVGRMYVIPSASMEPTLHGCTGCDNDRIAVQKMSYYFHDPAPGDVVVFEGPESWNTEFEVQRSDNVLVRGAQNALASVGLLPNGENILVKRVIATEGQTVKCEEGDSAVMVDGAPIDQSFTLDPPEIPVDPGSGSQACGGQYFGPVTVPEGNMWVMGDNRTNSLDSRAHIGDHLQGTVPVDNVRGKVEAVVLPVSRFGGIDDPDIQDAAA, encoded by the coding sequence ATGACCCAGACATCCAAAGCTAAACCACAGCAACAGCGCCTGCGCACCCGCGATTTCCTCGCACCGGTCATCGGCGGCTTCGTGCTCTTAGTCCTACTGCAGGCATTCGTCGGCCGGATGTATGTCATTCCCTCCGCGTCGATGGAACCTACGCTGCATGGCTGTACCGGCTGCGATAATGACCGCATCGCGGTGCAAAAGATGAGCTATTACTTCCACGACCCAGCCCCAGGCGATGTCGTGGTATTTGAAGGACCTGAGTCCTGGAATACGGAATTTGAGGTGCAGCGCTCCGATAACGTGCTGGTGCGCGGTGCCCAAAACGCCTTGGCGTCGGTGGGGCTTTTGCCCAATGGGGAAAATATCCTGGTCAAGCGCGTTATCGCCACCGAGGGCCAGACGGTCAAGTGTGAGGAGGGCGATTCCGCGGTGATGGTGGATGGTGCACCGATAGACCAGAGCTTCACGTTGGATCCGCCCGAGATCCCGGTTGATCCCGGCTCCGGCTCGCAGGCCTGCGGCGGCCAATACTTCGGTCCCGTGACCGTTCCAGAAGGCAATATGTGGGTCATGGGGGATAACCGCACCAATTCCCTGGATTCTCGTGCGCACATCGGCGATCACCTGCAAGGCACCGTGCCGGTGGACAACGTGCGCGGCAAGGTAGAGGCCGTGGTCCTGCCCGTATCGCGCTTTGGCGGCATTGACGATCCGGATATCCAGGATGCGGCGGCTTAA
- a CDS encoding YhgE/Pip family protein, which produces MSRAADSGHGAEDTAAMASISGEEHKGRGVLGWHRLLDWRPRSALSRVLIVFFLVAPIIVAGTMMWAMWDPSKYMRNIDLAVVNEDAGVDKQGKNTNYGDQVVEGLLETDYLKFSEVNKEEGEEGLVKGKYLMVVTIPKNFSEQAVTIISDKPEKPEINFATNDYYGTNGSVISSSLIPQVQTSVENAISKKYADQVIEGLTKLSDGLGNAADGAGRLDEGAGKLQEGGGRAVEGINKLDNGAGKLNNGTAELLNGTTRLNDGVGRLNDGAGKLSDGAARLDDGATRLADGSDKLLAGTGRLADGAGQIDAGVNQLTGMLIPVLKQAQAVVPGLTQLVDILRGLGMTQQADQLYSLVSRLDPASSGNMVGQLEKLSAGTGQLHYNLSDPQSEYLGGLTTLNGGAHRLSDGIKELRGGVGRLSDGTSQLQDGATRLQDGASRLHDGTGALKEGTGRLAEGGTELKGGLDRLKEGSGELSTKLAEGAAKAPTISRPEDSAQNIAVPINFTASNVHPVQTVVNPADPTEKNITGGASMLFVLVFGFLVMLLLAMTLPYYMVRRGARATSPVRSVFGAFAALTGLNFLILAFMALMSSTLGWQPASWSMIALVLAAISAVGAATYQFFLITFGRKIGSIFAAGAFALGVMVFGGVWPVLAIPRALSLLHPFHPMSYAKDAFTRATDGIHDGTFWSSIIILFSITVGAVVASYLVFRARYLGTAKILDEHHSILRSPMPA; this is translated from the coding sequence ATGAGTCGTGCGGCCGATAGCGGTCACGGTGCCGAGGACACCGCAGCGATGGCCTCGATAAGCGGCGAGGAACACAAGGGCCGGGGAGTGCTGGGCTGGCACCGCCTCCTGGACTGGCGCCCGCGCAGCGCATTGTCGCGGGTGCTTATCGTATTCTTCCTCGTTGCGCCCATCATCGTGGCCGGAACCATGATGTGGGCCATGTGGGATCCGTCCAAGTACATGCGCAATATTGACCTTGCCGTGGTCAATGAAGACGCGGGCGTGGACAAGCAGGGCAAGAACACCAACTATGGCGACCAAGTGGTCGAGGGGCTGCTAGAGACTGACTACCTCAAATTCTCTGAGGTCAACAAGGAAGAAGGCGAAGAGGGCCTGGTCAAGGGCAAGTACTTGATGGTGGTGACTATCCCGAAGAACTTTTCTGAGCAGGCCGTGACCATCATCAGCGATAAGCCCGAAAAACCGGAGATCAACTTCGCTACGAATGACTATTACGGCACGAATGGTTCGGTCATTTCCTCCAGCCTCATTCCGCAGGTACAAACGAGCGTGGAAAACGCCATTTCCAAAAAGTACGCCGACCAGGTTATTGAGGGGCTTACTAAGCTGAGCGACGGCCTGGGCAATGCCGCGGACGGCGCGGGGCGCCTCGATGAGGGCGCTGGAAAGCTGCAAGAGGGCGGCGGGCGCGCGGTTGAGGGCATCAACAAGCTCGACAACGGTGCGGGCAAGCTCAATAACGGCACGGCCGAGCTCCTCAACGGAACGACGCGGCTCAATGACGGCGTCGGGCGGTTGAATGATGGTGCAGGCAAGCTGAGTGATGGCGCGGCGCGCCTCGATGACGGTGCGACCCGGCTTGCCGATGGCTCCGATAAGCTCCTTGCCGGCACCGGCCGCCTTGCCGATGGTGCGGGCCAGATCGATGCCGGGGTCAATCAACTCACCGGCATGCTCATCCCCGTGCTGAAGCAAGCCCAAGCCGTGGTTCCTGGCCTTACCCAGCTGGTAGACATCCTGCGCGGGCTCGGCATGACCCAGCAAGCGGATCAGCTCTACTCGTTGGTATCCAGGCTCGATCCCGCCTCTAGTGGAAATATGGTGGGGCAGCTGGAGAAGCTTTCCGCAGGCACCGGGCAGCTGCACTACAACCTGTCCGACCCGCAATCGGAATACCTCGGCGGGCTGACCACACTGAACGGCGGTGCACACCGCCTGTCCGATGGCATCAAGGAGCTGCGCGGCGGAGTTGGCAGGCTTAGCGACGGTACCTCGCAGCTGCAGGACGGTGCGACCCGCTTGCAGGATGGTGCCTCCCGCCTCCACGATGGCACGGGCGCGCTCAAGGAGGGCACCGGCCGCCTGGCTGAAGGCGGAACCGAGCTCAAGGGCGGCTTGGACCGCCTCAAGGAAGGCTCTGGCGAGCTATCCACAAAGCTTGCCGAAGGCGCCGCCAAGGCACCTACCATTTCCCGCCCAGAGGATTCCGCGCAAAATATAGCGGTTCCCATTAACTTCACCGCATCCAATGTCCATCCCGTGCAGACGGTCGTCAACCCAGCGGACCCGACCGAAAAGAATATTACCGGCGGCGCCTCCATGCTCTTCGTGCTCGTATTCGGCTTCCTCGTCATGCTGCTCTTGGCGATGACGCTGCCGTACTACATGGTGCGCCGGGGAGCCCGCGCCACCAGCCCGGTCCGCAGCGTATTCGGCGCCTTTGCCGCGCTGACCGGCCTGAACTTCCTCATACTGGCGTTTATGGCCCTGATGTCTTCCACCCTGGGGTGGCAGCCGGCAAGCTGGTCCATGATCGCGCTCGTGCTCGCCGCGATTTCCGCCGTGGGTGCGGCGACCTACCAGTTCTTCCTGATTACCTTCGGGCGCAAGATCGGTTCGATCTTTGCCGCCGGCGCGTTCGCCCTGGGCGTGATGGTCTTTGGCGGTGTCTGGCCGGTCCTGGCGATTCCGCGCGCGCTCAGCCTGCTGCACCCTTTCCACCCGATGTCCTACGCCAAGGACGCGTTCACCCGCGCTACCGACGGCATTCATGATGGCACATTCTGGAGCAGCATCATTATCCTCTTTAGCATCACGGTGGGTGCCGTGGTGGCGTCGTACTTGGTCTTCCGGGCGCGATACCTGGGCACGGCAAAGATCCTCGATGAGCACCACTCCATCCTCCGCTCGCCCATGCCTGCCTAA
- a CDS encoding ribonuclease HII, which yields MSRMRRLKQQRTFEVALAKAGLGPVAGVDEAGRGACCGPITIAACILPERIVGELDTLTDSKKLTPRQREKLFPIIKDKAVDWSVVHIGAGDIDKRGIQHANTSGMRRAVARLEQRPGYVLSDALFIPGLTQPHLPIVGGDAAARCIAAASVLAKVSRDHLMLDLDERFPGYGLAGHKGYGTKAHEAAIAALGASPEHRMSYSNVQRAHAQFTARA from the coding sequence ATATCCAGGATGCGGCGGCTTAAACAGCAACGCACCTTTGAAGTGGCGTTGGCCAAGGCAGGGCTCGGCCCCGTCGCCGGGGTGGATGAGGCCGGCCGCGGTGCGTGCTGCGGCCCCATCACCATCGCAGCCTGCATCCTGCCCGAGCGCATCGTGGGCGAATTGGATACCTTAACCGATTCCAAAAAGCTCACGCCCCGCCAGCGCGAAAAACTCTTTCCCATCATCAAAGACAAGGCTGTGGACTGGTCAGTGGTGCATATTGGTGCGGGGGACATCGACAAGCGTGGCATCCAACACGCCAATACCTCGGGCATGCGCAGGGCAGTAGCGCGCCTGGAACAGCGCCCAGGCTATGTGCTTTCCGATGCCCTCTTTATCCCCGGCCTCACCCAACCTCACCTGCCCATCGTTGGTGGGGACGCGGCGGCGCGGTGCATTGCGGCGGCGAGCGTGCTGGCCAAGGTCAGCCGGGATCACCTCATGCTGGATCTGGACGAGCGCTTTCCGGGCTATGGATTGGCAGGGCATAAGGGCTATGGCACTAAGGCGCACGAGGCCGCGATTGCCGCTTTGGGGGCGAGCCCGGAACACCGCATGAGCTACAGCAATGTGCAGCGCGCGCATGCCCAATTTACTGCGCGTGCCTAG